One region of Camelus bactrianus isolate YW-2024 breed Bactrian camel chromosome 22, ASM4877302v1, whole genome shotgun sequence genomic DNA includes:
- the TLE2 gene encoding transducin-like enhancer protein 2 isoform X3, translating into MYPQGRHPAPLQSGQPFKFSILEICDRIKEEFQFLQAQYHSLKLECEKLASEKTEMQRHYVMYYEMSYGLNIEMHKQAEIVKRLSGICAQIIPFLTQEHQQQVLQAVERAKQVTVGELNSLIGQQQLQPLSHHTPPVPLTPRPAGLVGGSATGLLALSGALAAQAQLAAVTKEDRAGVEAEGSRVERAPSRSASPSPPESVVEEERPSGPGGNGKQRAEEKDLSGPYESDEDKSDYNLVVDEDQPSEPPSPATTPCGKAPICLPARRDLVDSPASLASSLGSPLPRAKELILNDLPASTPASKSCESSPPQDASTPGPSSTSHLRQLAAKPAPSTDSIALRSPLTLSSPFTTSFSLGSHSALNGDLSVPSSYVSLHLSPQVSGSVVYGRSPMMAFESHPHLRGSSISSSLPTIPGGKPAYSFHVSADGQMQPVPFPSDALVGAGIPRHARQLHTLAHGEVVCAVTISGSTQHVYTGGKGCVKVWDVGQPGAKMPVAQLDCLNRDNYIRSCKLLPDGRSLIVGGEASTLSIWDLAAPTPRIKAELTSSAPACYALAVSPDAKVCFSCCSDGNIVVWDLQNQTMVRQFQGHTDGASCIDISDYGTRLWTGGLDNTVRCWDLREGRQLQQHDFSSQIFSLGRCPSQDWLAVGMESSSVEILHVRKPEKYQLHLHESCVLSLKFASCAPTLPPTPRAVVRQHREGQPAQCLADALRSQHLPVQGVVLCAEL; encoded by the exons ATGTACCCCCAGGGAAGGCACCCG GCCCCGCTTCAGTCCGGCCAGCCCTTCAAGTTCTCGATCTTGGAGATCTGCGACCGTATCAAAGAGGAATTCCAGTTTCTTCAGGCTCAGTACCACAG cctcAAGCTGGAGTGTGAGAAGTTGGCAAGTGAGAAGACGGAAATGCAGCGACATTATGTCATG TACTATGAGATGTCCTACGGACTCAACATTGAAATGCACAAGCAG GCTGAGATTGTGAAGCGCCTCAGTGGTATCTGTGCTCAGATCATCCCCTTCCTGACACAGGAG caccagCAGCAGGTGCTGCAGGCCGTGGAGCGGGCCAAGCAGGTGACCGTGGGGGAGCTGAACAGCCTCATCGGG cagcagcagctccagccACTGTCCCACCACACCCCCCCTGTGCCCCTCACCCCTCGCCCGGCGGGGCTGGTGGGCGGCAGTGCCACGGGGCTGCTGGCCCTGTCCGGAGCCCTGGCTGCCCAGGCTCAGCTGGCCGCGGTCACCAAGGAGGACCGGGCAGGCGTGGAGGCCGAAGGGTCCAGAG TGGAGAGAGCCCCGAGCAGG AGTGCATCCCCCTCACCCCCAGAGAGTGTGGTGGAAGAGGAGCGACCCAGTGGCCCCGGGGGCAATGGAAAGCAGAGAGCTGAGGAGAAGGACCTGTCAGGACCTTAC GAGAGTGACGAGGACAAGAGTGATTACAACCTGGTGGTGGACGAG GACCAGCCCTCCGAGCCCCCCAGCCCAGCTACCACCCCGTGTGGAAAGGCACCCATCTGTCTCCCTGCCCGTCGAGACCTCGTGGACAGTCCGGCCTCCTTGGCCTCCAGCCTTGGCTCACCTCTCCCCAGAGCCAAGGAGCTCATCCTG AACGATCTTCCTGCCAGCACCCCTGCCTCCAAGTCCTGTGAGTCCTCCCCGCCCCAGGACGCATCCACCCCTGGGCCCAGCTCCACCAGTCACCTCCGCCAGCTCGCGGCCAAGCCAGCGCCTTCCACGGACAGTATTG CACTGAGGAGCCCCCTGACCCTGTCCAGTCCTTTCACCACGTCTTTCAGCCTGGGCTCCCACAGTGCCCTTAATGGGGACCTCTCTGTGCCCAGCTCCTATGTTAGCCTCCACCTGTCCCCCCAGGTCAGCGGCTCTGTGGTATACGGACGCTCCCCCATG ATGGCTTTTGAGTCTCACCCACATCTCCGAGGGTCATCCATCTCTTCCTCCCTGCCCACCATCCCTGGGGGAAAGCC GGCCTACTCCTTCCACGTGTCTGCGGACGGGCAGATGCAGCCGGTGCCCTTCCCATCCGATGCACTGGTGGGCGCGGGCATCCCGCGGCACGCGCGGCAGCTGCACACGCTGGCTCACGGCGAGGTGGTCTGTGCGGTCACCATCAGCGGCTCCACGCAGCACGTGTACACGGGCGGCAAGGGCTGCGTGAAGGTGTGGGATGTGGGCCAGCCCGGCGCCAAGATGCCGGTGGCCCAGCTCGATTGCCTG aaTCGGGACAACTACATTCGTTCCTGCAAGCTGTTGCCAGACGGTCGGAGTCTGATCGTGGGTGGTGAGGCCAGCACCTTGTCCATCTGGGACCTGGCAGCACCCACCCCTCGCATCAAGGCTGAGCTGACCTCCTCAGCGCCCGCCTGCTACGCCCTGGCGGTCAGCCCCGATGCCAAGGTCTGCTTTTCCTGCTGCAGCGACGGCAACATCGTGGTCTGGGACCTGCAGAACCAGACCATGGTCAG gcagTTCCAGGGCCACACCGATGGCGCTAGCTGCATCGACATTTCCGATTACGGCACTCGGCTCTGGACTGGGGGCCTGGACAACACCGTGCGCTGCTGGGACCTGCGGGAGGGCCGCCAGCTGCAGCAGCATGACTTCAGCTCCCAG ATCTTTTCCCTGGGCCGCTGCCCCAGCCAGGACTGGCTGGCCGTCGGCATGGAGAGCAGCAGCGTGGAGATCCTGCACGTCCGAAAGCCGGAGAAATACCAGCTCCACCTCCACGAGAGCTGCGTGCTCTCCCTCAAGTTCGCCTCCTGCG cccccaccctccctcccacccccagggcgGTGGTTCGTCAGCACCGGGAAGGACAACCTGCTCAATGCCTGGCGGACGCCCTACGGAGCCAGCAtcttccag TCCAAGGAGTCGTCCTCTGTGCTGAGCTGTGA
- the TLE2 gene encoding transducin-like enhancer protein 2 isoform X1, translating to MYPQGRHPAPLQSGQPFKFSILEICDRIKEEFQFLQAQYHSLKLECEKLASEKTEMQRHYVMYYEMSYGLNIEMHKQAEIVKRLSGICAQIIPFLTQEHQQQVLQAVERAKQVTVGELNSLIGQQQLQPLSHHTPPVPLTPRPAGLVGGSATGLLALSGALAAQAQLAAVTKEDRAGVEAEGSRVERAPSRSASPSPPESVVEEERPSGPGGNGKQRAEEKDLSGPYESDEDKSDYNLVVDEDQPSEPPSPATTPCGKAPICLPARRDLVDSPASLASSLGSPLPRAKELILNDLPASTPASKSCESSPPQDASTPGPSSTSHLRQLAAKPAPSTDSIALRSPLTLSSPFTTSFSLGSHSALNGDLSVPSSYVSLHLSPQVSGSVVYGRSPMMAFESHPHLRGSSISSSLPTIPGGKPAYSFHVSADGQMQPVPFPSDALVGAGIPRHARQLHTLAHGEVVCAVTISGSTQHVYTGGKGCVKVWDVGQPGAKMPVAQLDCLNRDNYIRSCKLLPDGRSLIVGGEASTLSIWDLAAPTPRIKAELTSSAPACYALAVSPDAKVCFSCCSDGNIVVWDLQNQTMVRQFQGHTDGASCIDISDYGTRLWTGGLDNTVRCWDLREGRQLQQHDFSSQIFSLGRCPSQDWLAVGMESSSVEILHVRKPEKYQLHLHESCVLSLKFASCGRWFVSTGKDNLLNAWRTPYGASIFQSKESSSVLSCDISGNNKYIVTGSGDKKATVYEVVY from the exons ATGTACCCCCAGGGAAGGCACCCG GCCCCGCTTCAGTCCGGCCAGCCCTTCAAGTTCTCGATCTTGGAGATCTGCGACCGTATCAAAGAGGAATTCCAGTTTCTTCAGGCTCAGTACCACAG cctcAAGCTGGAGTGTGAGAAGTTGGCAAGTGAGAAGACGGAAATGCAGCGACATTATGTCATG TACTATGAGATGTCCTACGGACTCAACATTGAAATGCACAAGCAG GCTGAGATTGTGAAGCGCCTCAGTGGTATCTGTGCTCAGATCATCCCCTTCCTGACACAGGAG caccagCAGCAGGTGCTGCAGGCCGTGGAGCGGGCCAAGCAGGTGACCGTGGGGGAGCTGAACAGCCTCATCGGG cagcagcagctccagccACTGTCCCACCACACCCCCCCTGTGCCCCTCACCCCTCGCCCGGCGGGGCTGGTGGGCGGCAGTGCCACGGGGCTGCTGGCCCTGTCCGGAGCCCTGGCTGCCCAGGCTCAGCTGGCCGCGGTCACCAAGGAGGACCGGGCAGGCGTGGAGGCCGAAGGGTCCAGAG TGGAGAGAGCCCCGAGCAGG AGTGCATCCCCCTCACCCCCAGAGAGTGTGGTGGAAGAGGAGCGACCCAGTGGCCCCGGGGGCAATGGAAAGCAGAGAGCTGAGGAGAAGGACCTGTCAGGACCTTAC GAGAGTGACGAGGACAAGAGTGATTACAACCTGGTGGTGGACGAG GACCAGCCCTCCGAGCCCCCCAGCCCAGCTACCACCCCGTGTGGAAAGGCACCCATCTGTCTCCCTGCCCGTCGAGACCTCGTGGACAGTCCGGCCTCCTTGGCCTCCAGCCTTGGCTCACCTCTCCCCAGAGCCAAGGAGCTCATCCTG AACGATCTTCCTGCCAGCACCCCTGCCTCCAAGTCCTGTGAGTCCTCCCCGCCCCAGGACGCATCCACCCCTGGGCCCAGCTCCACCAGTCACCTCCGCCAGCTCGCGGCCAAGCCAGCGCCTTCCACGGACAGTATTG CACTGAGGAGCCCCCTGACCCTGTCCAGTCCTTTCACCACGTCTTTCAGCCTGGGCTCCCACAGTGCCCTTAATGGGGACCTCTCTGTGCCCAGCTCCTATGTTAGCCTCCACCTGTCCCCCCAGGTCAGCGGCTCTGTGGTATACGGACGCTCCCCCATG ATGGCTTTTGAGTCTCACCCACATCTCCGAGGGTCATCCATCTCTTCCTCCCTGCCCACCATCCCTGGGGGAAAGCC GGCCTACTCCTTCCACGTGTCTGCGGACGGGCAGATGCAGCCGGTGCCCTTCCCATCCGATGCACTGGTGGGCGCGGGCATCCCGCGGCACGCGCGGCAGCTGCACACGCTGGCTCACGGCGAGGTGGTCTGTGCGGTCACCATCAGCGGCTCCACGCAGCACGTGTACACGGGCGGCAAGGGCTGCGTGAAGGTGTGGGATGTGGGCCAGCCCGGCGCCAAGATGCCGGTGGCCCAGCTCGATTGCCTG aaTCGGGACAACTACATTCGTTCCTGCAAGCTGTTGCCAGACGGTCGGAGTCTGATCGTGGGTGGTGAGGCCAGCACCTTGTCCATCTGGGACCTGGCAGCACCCACCCCTCGCATCAAGGCTGAGCTGACCTCCTCAGCGCCCGCCTGCTACGCCCTGGCGGTCAGCCCCGATGCCAAGGTCTGCTTTTCCTGCTGCAGCGACGGCAACATCGTGGTCTGGGACCTGCAGAACCAGACCATGGTCAG gcagTTCCAGGGCCACACCGATGGCGCTAGCTGCATCGACATTTCCGATTACGGCACTCGGCTCTGGACTGGGGGCCTGGACAACACCGTGCGCTGCTGGGACCTGCGGGAGGGCCGCCAGCTGCAGCAGCATGACTTCAGCTCCCAG ATCTTTTCCCTGGGCCGCTGCCCCAGCCAGGACTGGCTGGCCGTCGGCATGGAGAGCAGCAGCGTGGAGATCCTGCACGTCCGAAAGCCGGAGAAATACCAGCTCCACCTCCACGAGAGCTGCGTGCTCTCCCTCAAGTTCGCCTCCTGCG ggcgGTGGTTCGTCAGCACCGGGAAGGACAACCTGCTCAATGCCTGGCGGACGCCCTACGGAGCCAGCAtcttccag TCCAAGGAGTCGTCCTCTGTGCTGAGCTGTGACATCTCCGGGAATAACAAATACATCGTGACAGGCTCAGGGGACAAGAAGGCCACCGTGTACGAGGTGGTCTACTGA
- the TLE2 gene encoding transducin-like enhancer protein 2 isoform X2: protein MYPQGRHPAPLQSGQPFKFSILEICDRIKEEFQFLQAQYHSLKLECEKLASEKTEMQRHYVMYYEMSYGLNIEMHKQAEIVKRLSGICAQIIPFLTQEHQQQVLQAVERAKQVTVGELNSLIGQQLQPLSHHTPPVPLTPRPAGLVGGSATGLLALSGALAAQAQLAAVTKEDRAGVEAEGSRVERAPSRSASPSPPESVVEEERPSGPGGNGKQRAEEKDLSGPYESDEDKSDYNLVVDEDQPSEPPSPATTPCGKAPICLPARRDLVDSPASLASSLGSPLPRAKELILNDLPASTPASKSCESSPPQDASTPGPSSTSHLRQLAAKPAPSTDSIALRSPLTLSSPFTTSFSLGSHSALNGDLSVPSSYVSLHLSPQVSGSVVYGRSPMMAFESHPHLRGSSISSSLPTIPGGKPAYSFHVSADGQMQPVPFPSDALVGAGIPRHARQLHTLAHGEVVCAVTISGSTQHVYTGGKGCVKVWDVGQPGAKMPVAQLDCLNRDNYIRSCKLLPDGRSLIVGGEASTLSIWDLAAPTPRIKAELTSSAPACYALAVSPDAKVCFSCCSDGNIVVWDLQNQTMVRQFQGHTDGASCIDISDYGTRLWTGGLDNTVRCWDLREGRQLQQHDFSSQIFSLGRCPSQDWLAVGMESSSVEILHVRKPEKYQLHLHESCVLSLKFASCGRWFVSTGKDNLLNAWRTPYGASIFQSKESSSVLSCDISGNNKYIVTGSGDKKATVYEVVY, encoded by the exons ATGTACCCCCAGGGAAGGCACCCG GCCCCGCTTCAGTCCGGCCAGCCCTTCAAGTTCTCGATCTTGGAGATCTGCGACCGTATCAAAGAGGAATTCCAGTTTCTTCAGGCTCAGTACCACAG cctcAAGCTGGAGTGTGAGAAGTTGGCAAGTGAGAAGACGGAAATGCAGCGACATTATGTCATG TACTATGAGATGTCCTACGGACTCAACATTGAAATGCACAAGCAG GCTGAGATTGTGAAGCGCCTCAGTGGTATCTGTGCTCAGATCATCCCCTTCCTGACACAGGAG caccagCAGCAGGTGCTGCAGGCCGTGGAGCGGGCCAAGCAGGTGACCGTGGGGGAGCTGAACAGCCTCATCGGG cagcagctccagccACTGTCCCACCACACCCCCCCTGTGCCCCTCACCCCTCGCCCGGCGGGGCTGGTGGGCGGCAGTGCCACGGGGCTGCTGGCCCTGTCCGGAGCCCTGGCTGCCCAGGCTCAGCTGGCCGCGGTCACCAAGGAGGACCGGGCAGGCGTGGAGGCCGAAGGGTCCAGAG TGGAGAGAGCCCCGAGCAGG AGTGCATCCCCCTCACCCCCAGAGAGTGTGGTGGAAGAGGAGCGACCCAGTGGCCCCGGGGGCAATGGAAAGCAGAGAGCTGAGGAGAAGGACCTGTCAGGACCTTAC GAGAGTGACGAGGACAAGAGTGATTACAACCTGGTGGTGGACGAG GACCAGCCCTCCGAGCCCCCCAGCCCAGCTACCACCCCGTGTGGAAAGGCACCCATCTGTCTCCCTGCCCGTCGAGACCTCGTGGACAGTCCGGCCTCCTTGGCCTCCAGCCTTGGCTCACCTCTCCCCAGAGCCAAGGAGCTCATCCTG AACGATCTTCCTGCCAGCACCCCTGCCTCCAAGTCCTGTGAGTCCTCCCCGCCCCAGGACGCATCCACCCCTGGGCCCAGCTCCACCAGTCACCTCCGCCAGCTCGCGGCCAAGCCAGCGCCTTCCACGGACAGTATTG CACTGAGGAGCCCCCTGACCCTGTCCAGTCCTTTCACCACGTCTTTCAGCCTGGGCTCCCACAGTGCCCTTAATGGGGACCTCTCTGTGCCCAGCTCCTATGTTAGCCTCCACCTGTCCCCCCAGGTCAGCGGCTCTGTGGTATACGGACGCTCCCCCATG ATGGCTTTTGAGTCTCACCCACATCTCCGAGGGTCATCCATCTCTTCCTCCCTGCCCACCATCCCTGGGGGAAAGCC GGCCTACTCCTTCCACGTGTCTGCGGACGGGCAGATGCAGCCGGTGCCCTTCCCATCCGATGCACTGGTGGGCGCGGGCATCCCGCGGCACGCGCGGCAGCTGCACACGCTGGCTCACGGCGAGGTGGTCTGTGCGGTCACCATCAGCGGCTCCACGCAGCACGTGTACACGGGCGGCAAGGGCTGCGTGAAGGTGTGGGATGTGGGCCAGCCCGGCGCCAAGATGCCGGTGGCCCAGCTCGATTGCCTG aaTCGGGACAACTACATTCGTTCCTGCAAGCTGTTGCCAGACGGTCGGAGTCTGATCGTGGGTGGTGAGGCCAGCACCTTGTCCATCTGGGACCTGGCAGCACCCACCCCTCGCATCAAGGCTGAGCTGACCTCCTCAGCGCCCGCCTGCTACGCCCTGGCGGTCAGCCCCGATGCCAAGGTCTGCTTTTCCTGCTGCAGCGACGGCAACATCGTGGTCTGGGACCTGCAGAACCAGACCATGGTCAG gcagTTCCAGGGCCACACCGATGGCGCTAGCTGCATCGACATTTCCGATTACGGCACTCGGCTCTGGACTGGGGGCCTGGACAACACCGTGCGCTGCTGGGACCTGCGGGAGGGCCGCCAGCTGCAGCAGCATGACTTCAGCTCCCAG ATCTTTTCCCTGGGCCGCTGCCCCAGCCAGGACTGGCTGGCCGTCGGCATGGAGAGCAGCAGCGTGGAGATCCTGCACGTCCGAAAGCCGGAGAAATACCAGCTCCACCTCCACGAGAGCTGCGTGCTCTCCCTCAAGTTCGCCTCCTGCG ggcgGTGGTTCGTCAGCACCGGGAAGGACAACCTGCTCAATGCCTGGCGGACGCCCTACGGAGCCAGCAtcttccag TCCAAGGAGTCGTCCTCTGTGCTGAGCTGTGACATCTCCGGGAATAACAAATACATCGTGACAGGCTCAGGGGACAAGAAGGCCACCGTGTACGAGGTGGTCTACTGA